The genomic window CATTAGGATGTTCCATCAGGGCTTATATGTACGCATTTTCCCTCCTTGTACAGAGGTTTTGGTCTGCTTTATGACAGAAGGATTAAAATTTCTCCATTCTATCACTTTGTCCATCTTtggttttataatatatacaatcaAGCATTATATTGATAATTTATCACAACAACCATGCTACCTCCAAACTTTATTTAAAACTACCTCCCACATACCCTGAACTTTGTTTCTGGTAAATAACTTTATCCTGGATTTCTTTGTTATATCTGTCTGACAGAGTATTACAACAGAGTTCCTTCCTCGTGAATGTTAACAATATGCTTAGCCTGTAGTTGTAGGTAAAGAACATTAAATTCTGAAGCTCCTTGTCAGAGATTCAcctgatattttcaaatttataatcataaaagCCTAGAGGAAATTTTACAGCCACCCTGTACTGGTTTCTGGGGAATTTTTTCTGTGTTCAGCAGCACATCAATAGTCTCTGGCTTATCCACTCCTTGGACAATCAGAAAAAGAATAGCAATCATAATTGATAATGAAGAAATGCCTAGCCAATCACTTCAAACTGACATCACTAGAAAGGTTCTTGCCATCTCTCCTCACCCAGGCTCTGGCCCATTAGTAGTACTTGAGGAGACAGAATAGTACTCTGAAAATTAATCATTCCATCGGCCATATCCCTTTTACACAAGCTTCTGGAATCATGTGTGCCAACATACTTCTGAGCTGCATAATTCATGGCTATACTATTTAAATAAGCCTGAGGGAAATGATAGTGGTAAGTCCTCTCAAACAACAGAACTTAATACTGAAGCTAGGTTCTACAAGGGCCCAGGCCAGTGTGCAGATGTCTGGAGGGAACATCTAATTGCGAATATGGGAGTAATGTATCTCTTTAGTAACATTGTTTACTTCATCTTTTATTGACGTTGATCTATTAATGTGATACTGTACTATGTTTATAGCAGACGTTGCCATCAGGAGAATCTGGGTGAACGGTATAAGGCATCtctctatttctcacagttgccTGTGAATCTACAActatcatgaaaaaataaaattcaagctaCTTTGAAGTATCGTTTTAGTGCTGATACtcgacaaaaataataaagaataacataaaaaagaatataatgctGATGTATGCAAAAACATCATTGATGACACTCAAAATTATGCTGAATGGAAGAAGCTAGATAAAATTAAGTACATAATCTGATTCCATTAATATGCAACTCTAGAATTGTACACTAACCCGTAGAGGCAGAAGGCAGATCAGTGATTGGGAATTGGGAAGAAGTGGGAGGAAAAAACACaagggggcaaaaaaaaaaaaaaaagaaaacacatgatGTGGTGATGGATAATGTTCTTATTTGAATTGTGgcgatggtttcacaggtgtatatgtgccaactctaattaattgtatattatagtcaattatatctcattaaagctgtttaaaacaaaaccaaaggatGCTGGACACTAGGACCAAAGTGTgaagtatttgaagaaaaaaagtcttctacCTTTGACCTAATTAGTGTATTTAAAACCAAATGAGGAATGCTTTTTAATGCCCCCTCCTCAGTAGAACAGTAGAACACATTTTCAGTAATAACcataaattaaaacaagaaataataaggATTAATAAAGATGTATGGTGTGTTTCTAGTGagcattatatatatgtatatatgtgttagtaaaagtaaaatataaaatggtattttaagaaaaccaaaaattatgCAAAAGCAACAAATTAGTCAATTAATAAATTATCCAAATATGTAACATTTGATTTCCTTgaattggtctgtagttttaaaataactattaaacaattaaagaagaataaattttacttttaaagataTAGTTCaaatttacaaagtattttttgtttaaatgaagATTTGAACTTCTCAAACAAACATTTATACCTTGCCATTCATACTTTGTTTTATTAACTAAGGCATCATCCAAACAAGTCATCACATGGAATGACAGCACATGAAAAACTCagattatttattcctttattttaaaatcaatcactgtactattattgttttagaaatattgtttaaatgctGGTGTATGTGTGTCATACAGGACCATGGATTATGGCCTAGAGTGCACTGCAAGAAATACCCATCCTTAGGAGCTTGCTTTAGAAAGAAACAGCAACAACTGTGTCAGGTGATATCTGAGGCCAATGGTATAACAGGAAATTATCTGCATTAATTTCCTTGTAGAATACAATaagtattcattaaaatataatgagaaatTGTGCTGTTTTTAGACCACTCCCATAGACACATGATTAAAACGTATTGACCACAGCAATCTTTTAGAAAGTggaccaacaaaacaaaatatttttgagaaggaaAGATAGTTGTTCTAAGAAGctggactggaaaaaaaaaaagagtacatatcTTATGATTCCATTCTTATAAACctccagaaaatagaaacagatagtgacagaaagcaaattaGTGGGTTATTTTTTAGAATGATGGTAAAGGTAGGGGCAGGGAAGAATTGCCAAAGGGCATGAGAAAACTTTAGGGGGTCATGGGTATGTTCACTCTTGTAGTTGTGATGGTTTAACAAGTGCAGATGTgacaaaactcatcaaactgtataCTTTTTAAGCATGTGCAGTTTGTCATATGTCAATTACACTTCAGTAAAGCTGCTGAAAAATGATATTCTCTTTAGGGATAAAAAcaactttggaaaaataaaaataaaagatggagagagagagagctatcTTGTTTGAAAATTCTCTGTAGACAATGCTCTCATTCACTGCCTGCACTAGAGGTAGACCACTCCCATTGCCCTGCTCCTCCCTAAGTTTTTTAAGAAGGTGGGCTAGTCAGTGTTGGATTTGTGGCATCTAGTAACCATTATTTCAGGTGCTGCTGGTAACTTTCAGAGATATTTGGCCCTTTGAAGGGCATTTAGTTGCTTATATCATAGTGTGGGGTGTACCTCATACCTACCATTATGAGGTAGATGGCCTGCAGGTTATTTCTATGTCTGTTTTTGGGGATAGTACTGCCACCCACACACTTCACACCATAGAGATTCTGCCAATCAATACACTGAAGTCAGGTCCCTCTTTCCCcaccaaaacacacacagataGAAACACCAACCCCTTTAACTCTTTGTGTATTAAAGTGTTCAGGAAATTTATCTTCAGTGCTTAGTCCTGAGCCAGTCCTTATCCCCCGTTTCCAGCTGTGGACCTGTTGGCCTGGCCTCAAACCCCACAGAAGCCACCTCCCTGCCTTCTCACACACACCTCCCTCTTCCCGtcactccttccttccccaccatCAGAGAAGTCACAGGGACATATCCTTTTGATTcaggttgattttattttcatggttttaaCCCGTTGGTGTAGAATTCACTGACTGTATGATTGATGACTTTTCAGTGGCAGACCTCTAGAGACATCACAGAGCTGAGGTCTCTCTTTGGTCTTTGTCAgcctcttctttcttcatttttggtCTTCTAGCTTTCTTAGGTTTTCTTGCAGGGGTGTTAGTTTCACAGGCTTTTTTGCTCGAGCTCCCTCGAAGGGGTCTTTTTGCCTTCATGGTGGTCTTTAGGCCCTGTAGGGAGATCACAGTCAGGCCAGAGGGCATTAGTTTTGGGAAAGAAGGTGGGAAATGCATAGGAATAGGCTTCATGAGAAGGGTGTGAGTCGAGGAGGGGGTTTGAGTGAGGCAAGGAAAGGATAAGAGTCTTGGGGTGGCGGAATCAGTGGGGCAAAGAGAAGGGGCTTGGTCAGGATCATCATCTCACCTTAACGCCACTTCTGGATCTTCGTTGACAGGGAgtcttccccctcttcctccctttgGTACTTGAGGTTGATGGGCTCTGTTTGTCCACATCTTCATTAGGCTTCTGGGGTTCACTGGTCACCTTTCCCATACTGAAGTGTCCCAGTGGTCTACTCAGAGCTCCTGATCTGAGTATCCTATGTATACCCCTCCCAGCACAATGAGGGGCCACACCCTTCAACTTTGATTGGTCAGCAAGGCACTGTCCCAGCCAATGAGAGCTAAGGACACTAAGACATCACAAAGCACTACTCTTGTCacctctgtgtgtgtgggggggaggtACCTGGGGAGTCTTAGTCATCAGAATGTACCACTCCTGCCACCTCTGTTTTGGGTGGGGGGGTGATATAAAGGCAAGGATAGCCTGGTGGTAGAAAAGAGGCTTTTCTATAACAGCCTCTTCTAGCCTTCCCAACATGAACTACCACCCCTCCTCATATACCCATGTTCAATTGTGGTGGCCCACATAGCAGACAGTTTCCTTTAATCTATTCCCCAAGGCCACACCTACTCATTGGTTTATTGTGAAGTCTCCCTCCCTTAGTCATTAGCtgttatttttgatattttacctAAAATCCCTCTAAAAACAATATGGCTATCTTTCAATGTCAGTGGAGAGGTGAGTAATTCTACAAACAAAAGACAGTTCCCACAAATAAACATCTTTCTACCTATCACATTTGGCATTAAAGGCagcttattttcattaatttctgctagCCCTGCAATTGATAGGGATTAGAATTAACTGTCTATTTATGAAGGTTgcttttatctttacttttatcCTATTCTTGGACTCTGACCACATTATCATTATTGATTTTTGAAAggttatttctctattttattggatttttctttctaccttcctAGTTTCTTTTACTAATTTCCTTCCCACCAAAAGACACCTACATGTGACACAGGTGATGTGTTTGAATGATTTGCTTTCCtatgtttttattcttgttaAACATATCGCTTTGCtaaatatgtgcatgtgtgaaaGTGTAACATTTTACTTAAGCTGCTATATGCATCTCTTGTTCATTGCTTTTAATGTTGCTTCGTGcttgttcattttcttccccCTTTGAGTGTAACCTATGTTGATGCTGTTCCTTACTGCTACTAATGATGCTGCTATGAAACTCGTTAGTAGCTCATGACCCTTTGTAGAATTCTGCCTCTATTTCTTTAAGGTGTATGTTCAGGAACAGAATTTCTAGGTAATAGACATATATAATTGTCTTATTTCAGGCTGCTACAAAAGAATCctatagactgggtagcttaaacaataaacatttatttatcacagCTCTAAAGGTTGGAACTGAAAAATCAGGGTgtctctggtaccaatttactgtattagtccattttcatgctgctcatgaagacatacccaagactgggaaatttagaaaataaagcagtttaataagcttacagttccacgtggctagttGCCTCACAGTTATGGCACAAgttgaaaggcacgtctcacatggtgacaggcaagagacttattaaattacaaattcattCTCTTTGTTAGTTGCAGGACTAATTATACCgcctatataattttattaaatttatttttggtagtttgtgtttttctaaCGAATTGAtcaattttttctatatttttgaatttatgaGCATACAGTTATTCACATTATTCTCTTATCCATTCAATGCCTGTAAAATCTGTAATGCTATTTCCTGTTTCATCCCTGATATTGTTTATTcgttgtcttctttttttttaagctgtcaGTTGTGCTTaagttttatcaattttgttgacggTTTTCAAGAaatagcttttggtttcattgattttcctattttgttcctgcttttaatttcattgatttttgtttttatctctatGATTTACttccttctgtttgctttgggtttatttttctcttccttttctatatTCTTTAGGTAAGAAATTAGGTCTCCAATTTCAGACATTTCCTCGTTTCTAATGTAAGAATTTAATGGTGTAAATTTCTCTCTCAGTACAACTTTAGCTGTATTCCACATGTTTTaacatgtatattttcatttttacttagttcacatattttttatttcccttgagaCTACTTCTTCACCcatgattattttgaattatttagaaaTGCACAATTTAATTTCCAGttgtttagtttttgtattttgttatagttgCTGCTTTGATTCCATTTTGGTCATAGAATGTGTTGTCTACACAAcacatttcaattcttttaattatttatcaacaattttaattattttaagtttggTAAGGTTTGTTTTGTAGTCCATcacatggtctatcttggtaCATGTTCTGTGGACAcatgaaacaaatatatattctgcTGCTGTTCAATGAACTGTCCTATATGTGTCAATTAGATACTGTTGATTGTTGCATTTTTCAGCTATTCTATTATTGAGGATATTATGTCTAGAATTTCTGTCAGTTGCTGAGTGTGTAAATCCAACTATAATTGTAAATAAgtctatttcttcattcatctctATTAGTTTTGCTTCACGTATTTGAAAGCTCTATTGTTTGGTTGATACACAGTCAGTATAGGTATATATTTGTGGTGGATTGATACTTGCATAATCATGTAAAGTCCTTCTTTGcctttatttattgtctttgctGTGATCTCTACTTTACATCATATTAGTATAACTATtcctactttctatttttaatcgTGGTAAAATACACCTAACATCAAATTTCTATCTGAACCAATTTTTATTGTACATATTGTACAGTTCAGttgtgttaagtatattcacacaaCGAATCCAAGAACTATTGTCatattgcaaaactgaaactctatacccattacaCAAC from Nomascus leucogenys isolate Asia chromosome X, Asia_NLE_v1, whole genome shotgun sequence includes these protein-coding regions:
- the LOC115833280 gene encoding uncharacterized protein CXorf51A-like, whose protein sequence is MGKVTSEPQKPNEDVDKQSPSTSSTKGRKRGKTPCQRRSRSGVKGLKTTMKAKRPLRGSSSKKACETNTPARKPKKARRPKMKKEEADKDQRETSAL